The following proteins are co-located in the Shouchella hunanensis genome:
- a CDS encoding GIY-YIG nuclease family protein, giving the protein MPNERTAMMYFPDSNHASSLKVVQEPTSQIRGFYFKKSLLAEVEKLEHANNYAVYFLISDVEEPSIYIGQSIHGIKRLKEHLKQKDFWQFGILFVTDNNSFDKQLIDFLEYEFIQRFNASTYIVENRDMRINKPNVNWYMAAAMNTFAGQITFLLEALGVTIKQAKQVESYEGERTYYRAEKNHPATIYLHDGQFVITKGSTVLFPQEKLKHYKDEGKLYQKLQAKINQLIQANQADPIDDKSARLTEDIVCPSPSYAADLCSGASKNGWEYWQGLKEERERLG; this is encoded by the coding sequence ATGCCAAATGAACGAACAGCGATGATGTATTTTCCAGATTCGAACCACGCATCTTCTTTAAAAGTGGTACAGGAGCCAACAAGCCAAATTCGCGGCTTTTACTTCAAAAAGAGCCTTTTAGCAGAAGTAGAGAAACTTGAGCACGCCAACAACTATGCTGTTTATTTTCTTATCTCGGATGTCGAAGAACCAAGTATCTACATTGGCCAGTCGATACATGGCATCAAACGATTAAAAGAACACTTAAAGCAAAAAGACTTTTGGCAGTTTGGCATTTTATTTGTTACCGACAATAATAGCTTCGATAAACAACTTATTGATTTTCTTGAATATGAATTTATCCAGCGCTTTAACGCTTCGACTTATATTGTAGAGAACCGGGATATGCGCATTAACAAACCGAATGTTAATTGGTATATGGCAGCGGCAATGAACACATTTGCTGGGCAAATTACCTTCTTACTAGAAGCATTAGGCGTGACAATAAAACAAGCAAAGCAAGTAGAGTCGTATGAAGGAGAACGAACCTATTACCGAGCCGAAAAAAACCACCCTGCTACCATCTATCTTCACGATGGACAATTTGTGATTACAAAGGGCTCTACCGTCCTATTTCCACAAGAAAAATTGAAACACTATAAAGACGAAGGAAAACTCTATCAGAAATTACAAGCGAAAATAAACCAACTAATTCAAGCAAACCAAGCCGATCCTATTGATGATAAATCCGCTCGCCTAACAGAAGACATCGTGTGTCCAAGTCCTAGCTATGCGGCAGACTTATGTAGCGGTGCGTCAAAAAATGGGTGGGAATATTGGCAAGGATTAAAGGAAGAGCGGGAAAGGTTAGGGTGA
- a CDS encoding ComEA family DNA-binding protein codes for MNIALATMVLLAGIIYMFTFFQHTTRHKKAPYALIAIAMAITLSACAEGEQASAQDSELDEAQALIEELEATIVEKDEEIDELSLHIEEMEEQLDSFEEDLRDQIEEEYKNEISSLNEQITEKSDSLSNNEATISKLEEEVSTLKDELETAKSKTVTASTSESSSEESNHSCPAGSIHINTASEAEVQGIYQIGPDRASQIMQLRPFSSYNDMKRISGIGDKHAQAIESEGKVCFE; via the coding sequence ATGAATATCGCACTAGCAACAATGGTCTTACTCGCAGGTATTATTTATATGTTTACTTTTTTTCAACATACCACAAGACATAAGAAAGCACCTTATGCTTTAATCGCAATCGCTATGGCAATTACTTTATCCGCTTGCGCTGAAGGCGAACAAGCTTCAGCCCAAGATAGTGAACTAGATGAAGCTCAAGCATTAATCGAAGAACTTGAAGCAACAATAGTCGAAAAAGATGAAGAAATTGATGAATTATCTTTACATATTGAAGAAATGGAAGAGCAACTTGATTCATTTGAAGAAGATCTACGAGATCAAATAGAAGAAGAGTACAAAAACGAAATCTCTTCCCTCAATGAACAAATCACCGAAAAAAGTGACAGTCTTTCAAACAATGAAGCAACCATCTCGAAGTTAGAGGAGGAAGTTTCTACACTTAAAGACGAATTAGAAACGGCCAAATCGAAAACGGTCACTGCCTCTACTTCAGAATCTAGTTCCGAAGAAAGCAATCATAGCTGCCCTGCTGGGTCCATTCATATTAACACTGCTTCTGAAGCAGAGGTACAAGGGATTTACCAAATCGGTCCGGATCGGGCAAGTCAAATTATGCAGCTTAGACCGTTTTCTTCGTACAATGATATGAAACGAATTTCAGGCATTGGCGATAAACATGCGCAAGCAATTGAATCTGAAGGAAAGGTTTGCTTCGAATAA
- a CDS encoding HNH endonuclease, with the protein MKRTYLELVPGLEVTNSEISALFGCANQGGMRRSLKTNTLVLISDKTKLYQDREKDGVFYYTVMGKLGDQGLTFQQNKTLAKSNENNVSVHLFVAYKKRIYTYRGQYELINEPLQEHQLDEEKNNRFVWVLPLRKRLNDIDKSSYTYGQSQKLGNHDSWDLHHNVAVKTADQSTFEYGETVIPKRIRPFFKSTNLKEGEEKEITLIYQEYIFSAKVQASGSPRHRLRWEKRFTLLINEYANRVQGEVKIYFIYDDEETYKVILSRKDIMDTVHTDVIAEELEQYGARTEGRITSYYGKKYERDPINRELAIQIHGVTCAACNFNFEQKYCERGRDFIEIHHIKPLSSLGGSTEINPKEDLVPLCANCHRMVHRRKDHVLTMEELKEILQKEN; encoded by the coding sequence ATGAAACGTACTTACTTAGAACTAGTTCCAGGCTTAGAAGTTACAAATAGTGAAATTAGTGCCTTGTTTGGTTGCGCCAATCAAGGAGGGATGAGACGCTCGTTAAAGACAAATACGCTAGTGCTTATTTCTGATAAAACCAAGCTTTACCAAGATCGAGAAAAAGACGGTGTTTTTTATTATACGGTCATGGGAAAGCTGGGAGACCAGGGCTTAACATTTCAACAGAACAAAACGTTGGCGAAATCCAACGAAAACAATGTATCTGTTCATCTATTTGTTGCATACAAAAAACGAATTTACACGTATAGAGGTCAATATGAATTAATAAACGAACCACTTCAAGAACACCAATTAGATGAAGAAAAAAATAATCGGTTTGTTTGGGTACTCCCTTTAAGAAAACGTTTGAATGATATTGATAAAAGTAGTTATACATACGGCCAATCGCAGAAGTTAGGCAATCATGACTCATGGGATCTTCATCATAATGTTGCAGTAAAAACAGCCGACCAATCGACCTTTGAATACGGTGAAACCGTCATACCTAAGCGTATACGTCCTTTCTTTAAGTCGACAAATCTCAAAGAAGGTGAAGAAAAAGAAATTACATTAATCTATCAAGAGTATATCTTTTCTGCAAAGGTTCAAGCGAGTGGCTCTCCACGTCATCGATTGAGATGGGAGAAACGGTTTACTCTGCTAATAAACGAATACGCAAATAGAGTTCAAGGTGAGGTTAAAATCTATTTCATATATGACGATGAAGAAACCTACAAAGTAATCTTATCTCGTAAAGACATAATGGATACGGTACATACTGATGTGATAGCAGAAGAATTAGAACAATATGGCGCTAGGACAGAGGGGAGAATTACTAGTTATTATGGGAAGAAATATGAGCGTGACCCAATTAATCGTGAGTTGGCCATACAAATCCACGGTGTAACCTGTGCTGCTTGTAATTTTAACTTTGAGCAAAAATATTGTGAAAGAGGCAGAGATTTTATTGAAATTCATCATATAAAGCCGTTAAGTTCTCTTGGTGGGAGTACAGAGATAAATCCTAAAGAAGACCTGGTTCCACTGTGTGCAAACTGTCATCGAATGGTTCATAGACGAAAAGATCACGTAC